Proteins from one Oncorhynchus gorbuscha isolate QuinsamMale2020 ecotype Even-year linkage group LG18, OgorEven_v1.0, whole genome shotgun sequence genomic window:
- the LOC124002701 gene encoding zinc finger protein 883-like → MSEEKEALLEEIEQSLFTLTKDNLLYLCERCGIDGSQVKGKNHRSLRRKIMEEMWENADSVKSEEQGISWLLRLNDDIRKIHKESTVAPMSPSQSDDATTCGEEWDMQDNDWFPSNGLEAESSPERHTPEQRESGDKPTLPPSSLQSLGCTSPRSALLRGLKRPSVWLDDCRKTPGLSGTVRGGDEEGDLTDQRERHDYPGSSGAPQQHPDADKAEKSLSRSEHLEKHEWRPTGMKPHRCSDCGKSCKSSSALKKHQTIHTVEKPYSCSQCRKSFAQLQELKVHQRTHTGEKPYDCDQCGKSFCYSSQFKVHLQRHTGEKPYSCSDCGISVCTSSQLLLHKRTHTEEKPYSCLLCEKRFSSKYSLKLHQRVHTGETNYGCDQCEESFTSSADLRTHQRIHTGGKPHLCSQCGKRFRQQSGLKSHERIHTGEKPFQCSHCGKTFSHRATFKAHQRTHTGEKPYQCSQCRRSFSQMGHLKVHQQTHAKVRSHLCPQCGKGYYSLDIYNAHMRTHNGEKTHHCADCPKNFLTLTQLKTHQRTHTGEKPYVCDQCGKSFAESGSLTLHQRSHTGEKPYHCSECGKSFARSGALKKHQLTHTGEKPYSCGQCGKRFPRSDTLATHMRTHTGEKPYRCDPCGERFSYHRCLVKHMKTHVGDTPALERPITLGLGVEGPFHQPITPGLG, encoded by the exons ATGAGTGAAGAGAAGGAGGCATTGTTGGAAGAAATCGAACAGAGTTTATTTACTCTAACTAAGGATAATTTACTTTACCTGTGTGAACGCTGTGGAATTGATGGCTCCCAAGTCAAAGGAAAGAATCATCGCTCCTTGCGGCGTAAAATCATGGAGGAAATGTGGGAAAATGCAGATTCTGTGAAATCGGAGGAGCAGGGAATATCTTGGTTACTCCGACTGAACGATGACATCAGAAAGATACATAAAGAATCTACTGTGGCACCCATGAGTCCCAGCCAGTCTGATGATGCTACAACCTGCGGTGAGGAATGGGACATGCAGGACAATGATTGGTTTCCTAGCAACGGGCTGGAGGCGGAGTCATCTCCAGAGAGACATACCCCAGAGCAGAGGGAGAGTGGT GACAAGCCTACTTTGCCACCTTCCTCTCTCCAGTCCCTGGGTTGTACCTCTCCCAGGAGTGCCTTACTGCGGGGTCTGAAGAGGCCGTCTGTGTGGCTGGACGACTGCAGGAAAACACCCGGGCTGAGTGgaactgtgagaggaggagatgaagagggagattTGACTGATCAAA gagagagacatgactatCCTGGTTCCTCTGGGGCACCTCAACAGCATCCTGACGCTGACAAGGCAGAGAaaagtctctccagatcagaacacctcgAGAAACATGAATGGAGACCCACAGGGATGAAACCTCaccgctgctctgactgtgggaagagttgcAAATCTTCATCAGCACTAAAAAAACACCAGACAATCCATACAgtagagaaaccttatagctgttcCCAGTGTAGGAAGAGTTTTGCTCAGTTACAAGAACTGAaagtacaccagagaacacacacaggagagaagccttatgactgtgatcaatgtggaaagagtttttgTTATTCAAGCCAGTTTAAAGTACACCTGCAGAGACACACAGgcgagaagccttatagctgttcAGACTGTGGGATAAGCGTTTGTACCTCAAGTCAGCTGTTATTGCACAAGCGAACCCACACAGAAGAGAAGCCTTACAGCTGCTTACTATGTGAGAAAAGATTTTCGTCAAAATATAGTCTGAAATtacaccagagggtccacactgGAGAAACTAATTATGGCTGTGATCAGTGTGAGGAGAGTTTCACCTCGTCGGCAGACCTCAGAACTCACCAGAGAATCCACACCGGAGGGAAACCTCACCTCTGCTCCCAGTGCGGGAAGCGCTTCCGCCAACAGTCTGGCTTGAAAAGCCATGAGaggattcacacaggagagaaacctttccaGTGCTCCCACTGTGGAAAGACATTCAGCCACAGGGCCACGTTTAAGGCACACCAGCGGACTCACaccggagagaagccttaccaatgCTCCCAGTGCAGGAGGAGTTTCTCCCAAATGGGCCACCTGAAAGTACACCAACAGACGCATGCTAAAGTGAGATCTCACCTCTGCCCACAGTGTGGTAAGGGCTACTACTCTCTAGACATCTACAATGCACACATGAGAACACACAACGGGGAGAAGACTCACCACTGCGCCGACTGTCCCAAGAACTTCCTCACCCTGACTCAGCTCAAAACACACCagcggacacacacaggagagaaaccatacgTCTGCGaccagtgtgggaagagctttgctGAGTCGGGAAGCCTGACTCTACACCAGCGCTCGCACACCGGGGAAAAACCTTACCACTGCTCGGAGTGCGGGAAGAGCTTTGCTCGCTCCGGGGCACTGAAGAAGCACCAGCTTACACACACTGGGGAGAAGCCTTACAGCTGTGGTCAGTGTGGGAAGAGGTTTCCCAGGTCAGATACTCTGGCTACACACATGAGaacacatacaggagagaagccctaTAGGTGTGATCCATGTGGTGAGAGGTTCTCCTATCATAGGTGCCTGGtgaaacacatgaaaacacatgtAGGAGATACACCAGCCCTCGAGCGACCAATCACTCTAGGCCTCGGGGTTGAAGGACCTTTCCATCAACCAATCACACCAGGCCTAGGGTAA
- the LOC124002748 gene encoding uncharacterized protein LOC124002748 isoform X2 has translation MDQLQDGWEKLIGEYHSQSQHWWDNASPHPSALPESRSRASPSSALLLGLKRVSVRLVDCRKTTELNGTTRRGGKEEDLTDQSKRLLGMKRVSVRLVDCRKTTGLSGTMRRGGREEDDE, from the exons ATGGATCAG TTGCAGGACGGGTGGGAGAAATTAATAGGCGAAtatcacagccaatcacaacactggTGG GACAACGCTAGCCCGCACCCTTCCGCCCTCCCGGAATCCCGGAGTCGTGCCTCTCCGAGTAGCGCCTTACTGCTGGGTCTGAAGAGGGTGTCTGTGCGGCTGGTCGACTGCAGGAAAACAACGGAGCTGAATGGAACTACGAGACGAGGAGGCAAAGAGGAAGATTTGACTGATCAAAGTAAAAGACTGCTGGGTATGAAGAGGGTGTCTGTGCGGCTGGTTGACTGCAGGAAAACAACGGGACTGAGTGGAACTATGagacgaggaggaagagaagaagatgaTGAGTGA